Proteins encoded in a region of the Campylobacter geochelonis genome:
- a CDS encoding DegT/DnrJ/EryC1/StrS family aminotransferase codes for MENIPFFRPLVDEREANLINEALFDSNINMINSFEKEIKNYFNSDFGISTNNGTSAMHLALCAMDIKRADKIICSVNSFPNVAEVIRHFDAEPIPVDINEDDFNINIDSFEATLKKNNHKKLKAAFISHVGGQSANMDEIYAIAKEYNIKIIDDASRAMGATYKGAKLGSIKDSFISCFQVNPQIDGFIATSGFFTTNDEEIASRAKLVRNHALISNSSSKDGNLNYIYDVLEIGQKYDLSPLCAAFSRAQFAKTEQFIKRRKEIAAIYNKELSTCPHVTTPTASNEHIYTQYIIKIDKNRDNFARQLKEFGINVALHYIPIHLLTYYKQKYGFKVNDFPTSLRVYQQVLSLPIYADLKDEEVNYICDKVKFVAKNSV; via the coding sequence ATGGAAAACATACCATTTTTTAGACCTCTAGTAGATGAAAGAGAGGCAAATTTAATCAATGAAGCCCTTTTTGATTCAAATATAAATATGATAAATAGCTTTGAAAAAGAGATTAAAAACTATTTTAATTCAGATTTTGGCATATCTACAAACAACGGCACTTCAGCTATGCACTTAGCACTTTGCGCTATGGATATAAAAAGAGCCGATAAGATAATATGCTCAGTAAATTCTTTCCCAAATGTAGCAGAAGTCATAAGACACTTCGATGCTGAGCCTATACCGGTGGATATAAATGAAGATGATTTTAATATAAATATTGATTCTTTTGAAGCAACTTTGAAAAAAAACAACCACAAAAAACTCAAAGCTGCATTTATAAGCCACGTTGGCGGACAAAGCGCAAATATGGATGAAATTTATGCCATCGCTAAAGAGTATAATATAAAAATAATCGATGATGCAAGCAGAGCAATGGGCGCTACATACAAAGGCGCAAAACTAGGCTCTATAAAGGACTCTTTTATCTCTTGCTTTCAAGTAAATCCTCAAATAGATGGCTTTATAGCAACTTCTGGGTTTTTCACAACTAACGATGAAGAGATAGCATCTCGCGCAAAACTTGTAAGAAACCACGCGCTTATCTCGAATAGTTCAAGCAAAGATGGAAATTTAAACTACATATATGATGTTTTAGAAATCGGACAAAAGTATGACTTAAGCCCACTTTGCGCGGCATTTTCTAGAGCGCAGTTTGCAAAAACAGAGCAGTTTATAAAAAGGCGAAAAGAGATAGCAGCGATTTATAACAAAGAGCTTAGCACCTGCCCTCACGTTACAACTCCAACAGCAAGTAATGAGCATATCTATACTCAATACATCATAAAAATAGATAAAAACAGAGATAACTTCGCAAGACAACTGAAAGAATTTGGCATAAATGTAGCGCTTCACTACATTCCAATCCATCTTTTAACCTACTATAAACAAAAGTATGGATTTAAGGTAAATGACTTTCCAACTTCGCTTCGAGTCTATCAGCAGGTACTATCACTGCCTATTTATGCGGATTTAAAAGATGAAGAAGTAAACTACATATGTGACAAAGTCAAATTTGTAGCTAAAAACAGTGTTTGA